The sequence below is a genomic window from Mytilus edulis chromosome 2, xbMytEdul2.2, whole genome shotgun sequence.
atcctagcttttaaAACCAACAGTCTGACagtactttaattcttaaattttaaagcaatacaacaaaaatgtaaatgaaatgggattcagtaagcttgatatatatcttagatagctgcatagtttgatgaaaatccaagttgatatgaaaaagatataaaaaaaattaaagatgcctatctgaatttatataattatttttatttttacatattgtaaaattaaattctttcatttcacagccattaatcaaactacctaataagcttgaattttgtaagatcaatatttaacttagttagatgggctgatttacaccagtcagaactaaatttgaaggtcaagacttaagtcgagactggttgagactgagtcgagacagGTCAAGACTAGTCAAGAcaagtcgagacaggtcgagccttggtcaagaccatttcagactacacaaagatcatcaagtactgaatcagactaattaagtaaagtcgagacctagtcaagtacacttaagtacagtagAGACAATGTCGagtaaaacattgtaaaatgtgtgctcgattttactggtcgagcacaaaaactggtcaattcagactctgagcagtttgtagtgtatCAAATCCGGGTCCATTCACCCTAATTCTAGTTTGCCCTGATCTGATACCTGTTTGccctaatttctttttttttttattttaattgttgtcCAGTTGCATAATGTTAATTATttgaacagtatatatatatgttaaagtttgttgaaaaatttaccaaatatttgtattgcagctgtaaagcaaaattatatccgggtgaaatttgatccggaggaaaaaatgtcacagtagttgttgttatatttttatccggaggaaaatatttccctgggatattttttcctttgccatgaaattctatctgggtagttaacttattgaaaagttattggaaaaaaacttatcctttaaaaatactatgaaataattatagtgtatttgaaataaagcgaaattgttaaaaagaaaatgtattataatgggaaataatttcacaaattatcattgaaaaaatttcctgaaatattcaagtcaacatcatccttttaaaaagaaaattatcatgaaacatagagaagaaaaccagaagtaatttcaaagatcgtaattgtgaaaataatatcatgattaaataaggatagtgaaatacatgtaaaagtgagtaGTTTTCAGATATCAGTAcatatataaattgaaaagtaaggtagaaatataattgcattactactgttaacagtaatagaagaatttaattatgatgatatttttaactatataaatagttctgtctggggacagagatgtagttgttgattatatggaaatcagataaatcatagcataacaatatatttgaacaaaagcatgtttaactgctggatagtatttacctgtgaaatgttatccgtcttattaaatcaagttgtaagtcatctttttatataaatgaatacataaaaaataagattcaaggaaaaatttcactatgcaatagattcagaaatatattatattaatatctttaaaatataaattgcttataattacctccctttgataaattatgcaaatttgttcttcctttgtgaaacattttataattatcgTCAtgcaggtatatattgattgtgagtaacttacatagacatagtagttaatgggactatatttcacacggttctgtgaaatatagtacgGCAAAGATATATCGGTACATACTATCCtcataacacagatagattttcactcctctggaaaaaatcaacctATGAAATACCAAATGActgggacaaattatcctcaggataaaatatcacagaggaagaaataaaccgttacacaGCAACCAATATataattttccctttgatttgcatagtatactggaatacaatgtattaatttaGTAATtagttagtatagaaagtccctggtttaTCAgaacaaaatgtttgtttttattatttatcatgtttatccatcaaaagacaagtaTCAAAACAATCAGCAAGAATTATTATGTCATTGAAAAATTAACAATCCTAAAAAAGCCATCAACTTTTAAATAATTCCATATGTTTtcctaaatttaaaaaatatataccataTAAATATCTTAGTTTATCCAACTTCTATGACCTGAATATTATTTTAGTAGGGCGAATGGAATCTATGGGCGAATGAACCCAGGGCGAACGGACCCGATACCGTTTATATCCATGGGAAGACCCCCTATTCTCGTAAATATGCATTGATAGTCGGTCTTTCCATGGATAAGTCCAAAAAAATTGTGACATCTGgcaaagctatttatttttttcctggCACGCCTTCACGTCCCAGAATAAAAATgtaatagccttgccagacgtcataaatTTCCATGAatatagaaacaagtgcctgtgcttccTACGACATTTattatgtttgacatttttgaatcATAATAGCCTTCCAAGACATTATTATGAATtgaccataggcggatccagagggggggggggacTGGGCCCCTCTTTTCGTGGAAAAAATgtagttgattatatagggaatcactggagcgccCCCCCTCCTTTTAGGTCCGGTTCTAGAGCCGCCACTGAATTGAACTACAATACTAATGACACCTGACATGTTTTGTGAAGGAAAATATCACTACAATAATAGGTCCTTCTGCTGAGAATATTATATAATTGTGCACAAAAAAATGATCTTCCAGATGGCAGATACGTCAATCTAAATATTATGAAAGCGTACCTTGCTCGTACCTTGCTCTTGTCAAAAACCATTCTTCCCGAATTCTCCAGCAGAAGCAGCTACTCCATAGCCTGCATGGGGTCCTGGCTCACTGATTGCTAAACGCTTATCGACGGAGTATGATCGGGTCAGCATGCCCGCCAGGCTACTGCTCCATTAAGATGAGTTACCTCCCTCGTCATTCTTGCACTTGCGCACAATAACAAAAATGAAGTCACGTGATCGAAACCCTGCCAAAATGTGTGAAGCTCAAAAATAATTTTACGGAAACGTGTATAAAAATCATGTGTAAGGGTGGAACCtacacattttttaattttttgtctggTGATAAAGAGGGTCAAAATAAACCATATGAGAATCACAGGAAACCCAAACATAAAATTTCGTCGTCGGTTCCCAAAACGTCGTGACATTGTTGGTGTGTAAACAAATGGAAGTCGTCATTTAACAGgagaaacacacacacacacacacacacacacacacacacacacacacacacacacacacacacacacacacacacacacacacacaaaacaagaTATAATGTTATCGGAATCTTGAACTTATGAGATATATGTAGAACGACGCATAGTAAGGAATAATTCATAtttgatacaattattttgcttgataatttaaaaaaaaaagatttgataatcTCTCCGGTAATAGCATAATTATTTTACCGGGATTAGCACAATTCCAACTTAGCAGATGTATTCTATTTGTCTATCTCGGAGATCCTGAATTTTAATTGCGGGATAGTAGTACAACAAAGGAGTTATTAATGATATGataatagctacatgtatatttaaagagGATTCCATTATACTGGACTTCTGATATTAGCGATCAACAGttgactattattattttttttaagtcaccaccaacttaaaatgtgttcaatttgcctgtccgtctatccgtccgtccatcacacttcagtttcagtttagaaatgctttgaccaaatgattctaatattggtttgttaatattatgttacaggtcaattttgtgatttatgcTGGAATAACATCATAGACGGGTGTGTGCCATAAGAAATTAAGAATTTTCTTACAATTGTTATGGCCATATCTATCTTGCCTTGCCATAAGCCAGGTTGGCCCAGTTATTGTAAACCCATGAAGTTCATCATCTGCTAACTTCCAAAAATTGATAATCAGATGATGAACTCGGAACAAAGTCCGACCAAATGCAATTATCTTTTTAAGTATCTACTTGtatgcaacattttaaaaaatcaacatacccccCAACCCCTCCCCCGCTCCAACCccaatgttacattatatattacatttattgaacaatctgaagGAAGAAAACCTagacaagactgtgagtgaagcaaagaatgaagccatattccaatttgaaaataaacaccctctatttatgtatttttttacataaatttctatttttgcagtttttaagtggatgttgctatggataatatgtgtttccgtggtaacaatggaagtcaacaacacttgacgATATATCTGAATTGAATCGAtacgttttgaaaaataaaataaaattcaaagatGGGAAAGTTGCTCAACACTTTTTTAAGAAAGATATATACCTTATTAAATTTGATTAGGATAGTTTCATTTTGACATCTGCAAAGAGCAACATTCATATTTAGGGTTCTCTTGGAACAAAAAGTTTCATAGTTTTTCAGTTTTAGATTTGTTTTCAGTTTAGCGCCtaacattttaacaaaatgtttccGACTTATGGTTAAATACTGGCGTGAAAATGGTCTAGATATAGTGCTTTATCTAGATGATGGTTGTGTATGTCAGAGGGGtatttataatatcaaaatatatccTATAAAGCCCTCATTGAAGTTAGCTGGATTTTGGATGAATGAacaaaaatctatttttgatacAGTTCAACGCTTGGAATGGCTCGGATGAATATGGGATTCTGTAAGCTTCAGTTAATCAGTATCTGAACGTAGATTAAATGATGTAAAAGAATCGCTTGACAAATAAAAGTGTTCGTCACTAACATAGATCACAGGTAGAATTATTTCTTTGTCTCTAGTTATGGGAAATGTCACAAGTCTAAGACAAGGCATTTATATTTTGCAATTGAGAACAGAAAATTATGGGATAGTAATTTAGATATTGCTTACACTAATCATGAGATTGTTATTTAGATATTGCTTACACTGATAGTGTATTAGCAGTGTTCAGATTTTGGTCagatagtttgacaaatcaaatAATGTGTTTCCTGgataaaaacaacacaaaaagtcaaaattttggATGTTCACATTCTACGTTCAATCCTTGAATcctgattttatatttttagttgTAGTTTAGTAATTATATTTGTTCAATAAGCAACATTTTGTGTATTATATGGTATAAGCATGTGTATTCCTTTTTTTGTGTAATAAGGTGTACAGTAAAACAAATAGGAATTGGTCATTTATAATTTGAAAGCAATTGAAAGATCCTTTAAATAcataatttagtcctggtatctatgatgagtttatttataaatgtacTCAATAAAGCTTAAATTTTCCTGTATGTGTAATGTTTCCTATTGATCCATTATTAGCagcaatataatataatattccTGGGAAAAGTAACCCCTAATATCTTCTTTTACTTTCATGATGTTCGCTCAtactatttttgaatttttagtaAATATTCGAAACCCTCTGGTTTTCTCCATACAGTTCCATTACACGTTTTGCCCGCTAACACTCTCTTTTCTTTTTATAGTGTTAATACATATAGCTTAAAAAGCCATAGCCGAAAACATTATTTAATCCTTGTTTTTCCATTGTATTTGAAAGGGAAAAGTTgcttattttaaatgtatgaaaaatttagatagaagtaagcaatatcctttaactttactttccactatatagatgatgttctctcactaaataattaaaaaatttggtgactatgttgaacgcatctatcccatcgaactagagataaaggatacaacaaatatcttgactaacatctagaatttgacaatgagggtcggttgaagacaaaactttacgacaaaaggatGATCTCAGCTTTCCAATtgaaaactttccatttcttatgtagcaacattccagcagcacatgcatacggggtatatatctcccaattgatacgatataccCATGCTTGTATTTcgtatcatgattttcttgatatagggttgctgctcacacggaagctattaaaccaagagttccaaatggtgaagttgaaatcatcctttcgtaaattttacggacgccatcacgagttggttgaccgttatggaataaccgtttcacagatgatatcggatattttccttacgtcgtaagtacaatcccctttcctttcatgaatgtaacataccgaattagactatttaccggatttgttataacatgagcaacacgacggatgccacatgtggagcaggatctgcttatatttccggagcacctgatatcactccTATTTTTTTGTGAGGTTTATGTTGCTAATTccttagttttcaatgttgtgtcatgtgtattatttttttgtctgtatgtcttcttcatttttaaccatggcgttgtcagtttatttctgatttatgagtttgactgtccctctggtatctttcgtccctcttttagacagaataatttcCTGCTAAATTTTCAATAGCTTATATCTCCAAAACAATAATTTCTAAGTTCCTTCATTTATATActtccgatttaaaaaaaaaaaagaagcttgtTATTATTTCAATTAAGAGATAAAAGACAAAGACCGTTATTCAAATATTGTTCAGTCTTATCTATGCACCTAACAAAGATGCATAGCGTATAGCGTATGGTCGGTGGACATGATTATTGATAATATAAATCTACATGTACTGTGCTCAACACATCTGCATAGTTTTTTATCAAGTTTATATCACCAATACAATGATAAATAAGTCTAAACATAATTATCTAACACATACAGATAACCTTGAAATCAGATTTCATGAATATTGATATAAGTTTGAAACAGAAATTAGCGTGTTCATTAAAACCAAAACAGTTAAGAAAATAATGGGTACATGTAAGCTTTGAAAAAAAGCAAAAGTGTACACActaattttttaatatgtttttttaattcttttattaaCACTGTGATGTATGATACGTTTCGTGTGAATTTATTTAAGTATACTTTGGGCTTTGTAATAATTACtaaatagtttttatatttagagcagaaataaattaaaactgtTGATCAAGTATTGGTAACAGAATATGAATTCATTACATGAACGTCGGTTGGACTTAGTTGAACAAAAAACGTGTTACATAAAATTATAATGAAACTGTGAACTGTTATTAAGTTAAAATtaacattataaaattataaaatagttCATTCTGCATACTACAAGGCACTCAATATGCACAAATAAAtgaagacaacagtagtataccgatgtttaaaaacataaactatgtataaaacttatttaatattatattttaatctcATAAACTATCGATTTTAAGATTCCTAAATGatacattgtttttttcatttaaacattCACAACTACGTGTTTTTTTGGAAAATACTGATAATAGCATAGGTGTACTGAAAATTCCACTGTTTTTGATGACTTATACAAgttccgtccaaatacattttaaGTCTGAAAGACAACGACTGACAAGTGTGCATGGCAGTAGCTCATATATACCTAGATAAGATAAAATAAGACAAGAAAACTTCATTTTGATTCGGCATTACTAAAACTATACAACACAAACTCTAATGAGCTTTTGACCGAATATAAGAacatataataacataaaaacagtCTTATGTTCTTGTTCGTcaactcaaacgaacataaaatatttataaataaaaaaccaaacacTATTTGGGATATCAGCTCGCCTGGACAGTACAGTTAAgcatatttattcatttatttacaatgtttgtcTGCACGCCCGTAGCCGctgcttcaacatgttcaacatatcATTTTCCAATTATACACAATCTACAAAAGAAACATCTTTGTTAACAATCTTTTCAAGCACGTATAATCTTAAAAAACATCCACATAAATCTTAAGCATGAATACATCAATTttcaatattgacaaaataaaagtGGGTGGGTGGGTGGGGTCAAATGACCAGACTTAACTGTCCGAAATGCAAGCGTCGAATGACAAATAACTACACATATATTTACCGTTACAATTCTTCCCGCTTATATTAGCTCGTGAAATACTCATTACTCTATAGAGAATACCTTCAAACCGGTATATCTAGTCATGTGACAAATGTCACAACAAATACACGTGTTCTTTATAACATTGATAAATACATTTATGTTCTTGTTCGTcaactcaaacgaacataaaatatttataaataaaaaaccaaacacTATTTGGGATATCAGCTCGCCTGGACAGTACAGTTAAGCATCGAATGAAAACAAAGAAAGGGAACAGATAATAGTTATTTTACAGCAATAATTATATCTTATATACCCAATTTTTTAGATACTGACAATCTATTATCTATACTTTCTTTTATATAACCATCTTTAGCATTTTCGCTTTTCCATCGCCCATGTTTTTTAAATAGACGATCTTCAACCCCTGCTGCTGCTGCAGCGGTTGCTCCACCTGAACGTAAACTGTGAAGACCGAACTGTTTTTTATCTAAACCGATGGTTTCTAATGCATTCAACAATACTTCTCTAGCTCTAGTGTATGAAAGTGGTGAATTTTTCCTTAACTTATAAGTTCCACTTTTACTACAATAACTTAAAGACCTGAATACAAATTCATCAGAATTTTCTGCTATTTGAGCTAACTTCATATAATGTTCTAACATAGCCACTGGACAAGTATTATTTCCAGTTTTAGAAATAACTACATCACGACCTTCCCTGTAAACATCAGTTTTGCTCTGTTCTAAAAATAGCTTAACATGAGTAGGTAAAAAGGTTACATTAGATCTTTTCAAATTAGCTAATTCAGAAAATCTTAAAAATCCTGCATAACTTAATAAGCACATGCATGCAATGCGTACATCTTTAAGATTATTACAATCTTGACCATATAAATgaacaatttttgataaaatgttagCTGTAATAGGTtcctttttattaattttatgtcCAATTTTTCTGTATGACCCTTCACGAACAGAAATAACCAAGTCGGAATTGCAAGGGTTCGGAAAACCGGCCAGCTTGTGTGCCCAAGAAATCGCATATACAGCCTCATCTATTTTACTTGTAGAGTTGAATGTTTCTGATATATGAACTAAGTATAATGCAATATGAGCAGTAGAAGCTGGTAATGAAGAAATGCAATGTAATTTTGACCACTTACACCAAGAGTTGAATCCATAAGTGTACTTCTTTCTAGTGCTGTCCGCCCTCGACGATAGAACATAATCTGGAAGCTTCTGTACAAGATGATCAGGCATACTAGGATGAATATCGCTGGACAATGATTGCCATATCCCAACATTGAAAATGTCTGTAGAATGTGTTAACGTTATAAAAATTAATAAGctcaaaacataatatatattttaaaattagcaTGACCATACTTCACATTAAACCAGAATTCTTGTCACATACATTTGACCTTGTCAACTATAATTCTTGACCATGTCACCACCAATACATTATTGGTAAATCATTAATAAACGTAACCATGTCAACTATTTTGTATATGACCGTGTCACCGCTACCCAGTAGCATCTAACATAACCGCCAAAACTGGTGTTATGAATTGT
It includes:
- the LOC139511894 gene encoding integrase/recombinase xerD homolog isoform X1; the protein is MLILPTINSFRGSPFVTAPHGVSRASGTCASIVSSSGIGEKIAPSNLDLLVPDRLDLPIKNIFNVGIWQSLSSDIHPSMPDHLVQKLPDYVLSSRADSTRKKYTYGFNSWCKWSKLHCISSLPASTAHIALYLVHISETFNSTSKIDEAVYAISWAHKLAGFPNPCNSDLVISVREGSYRKIGHKINKKEPITANILSKIVHLYGQDCNNLKDVRIACMCLLSYAGFLRFSELANLKRSNVTFLPTHVKLFLEQSKTDVYREGRDVVISKTGNNTCPVAMLEHYMKLAQIAENSDEFVFRSLSYCSKSGTYKLRKNSPLSYTRAREVLLNALETIGLDKKQFGLHSLRSGGATAAAAAGVEDRLFKKHGRWKSENAKDGYIKESIDNRLSVSKKLGI
- the LOC139511894 gene encoding integrase/recombinase xerD homolog isoform X2, translating into MPDHLVQKLPDYVLSSRADSTRKKYTYGFNSWCKWSKLHCISSLPASTAHIALYLVHISETFNSTSKIDEAVYAISWAHKLAGFPNPCNSDLVISVREGSYRKIGHKINKKEPITANILSKIVHLYGQDCNNLKDVRIACMCLLSYAGFLRFSELANLKRSNVTFLPTHVKLFLEQSKTDVYREGRDVVISKTGNNTCPVAMLEHYMKLAQIAENSDEFVFRSLSYCSKSGTYKLRKNSPLSYTRAREVLLNALETIGLDKKQFGLHSLRSGGATAAAAAGVEDRLFKKHGRWKSENAKDGYIKESIDNRLSVSKKLGI